A single Oryctolagus cuniculus chromosome 16, mOryCun1.1, whole genome shotgun sequence DNA region contains:
- the LOC100338404 gene encoding indolethylamine N-methyltransferase isoform X2 — MADRLYAGGEDYQKEFHPGDYLRTYYAFDSGPVAENEILKFNLENLFQTFSAGGVGGDVLIDIGSGPTVYQLLSACEAFREIIVTDYLEQNLRELQRWLSGEPGAYDWSPAVQSRWREKEARLRKAVTRLLQCDVTKPHPLEPAQVPPADCVLTLLALESACPDVAAYRAAVRALVGLLKPGGHLVAMAALRSQHYMVGAKKFFGLHLEKETVEQAVQEAGCQVLRCDHRRLSYSEACSINEGVCFVVARKGPAP; from the exons ATGGCGGACAGGCTGTACGCAGGCGGCGAGGACTACCAGAAGGAGTTCCACCCCGGGGACTACCTGCGCACCTACTACGCCTTCGACTCGGGGCCTGTGGCCGAGAACGAGATCCTGAAATTTAACCTGGAAAATCTCTTCCAAACTTTCTCCGCag GAGGAGTGGGGGGCGACGTCCTGATTGACATCGGCTCGGGCCCCACCGTCTACCAGCTGCTGTCGGCTTGTGAGGCCTTCCGGGAGATCATCGTCACGGACTACTTGGAGCAGAACCTGCGGGAGCTGCAGCGGTGGCTGAGTGGGGAGCCCGGGGCCTATGACTGGTCCCCCGCGGTGCA GAGCAGGTGGCGGGAGAAGGAGGCCCGGCTCCGGAAGGCAGTGACGCGGCTGCTGCAGTGCGACGTGACCAAGCCTCATCCACTGGAGCCGGCGCAAGTGCCGCCAGCGGACTGCGTGCTCACCCTGCTGGCCCTGGAGAGCGCCTGTCCCGACGTGGCCGCCTACCGCGCGGCCGTGCGGGCCCTGGTCGGCCTGCTGAAGCCCGGCGGGCACCTGGTCGCCATGGCGGCCTTGCGCTCCCAGCACTACATGGTGGGGGCCAAGAAGTTCTTCGGGCTCCACCTGGAGAAGGAGACGGTGGAGCAGGCTGTGCAGGAGGCGGGCTGCCAGGTGCTCCGGTGCGACCACCGCCGCCTCAGCTACTCTGAGGCCTGCTCCATCAACGAGGGCGTGTGCTTCGTGGTTGCCCGCAAGGGCCCCGCCCCCTGA
- the INMT gene encoding indolethylamine N-methyltransferase, translated as MEGGFTGGDEYQKHFLPRDYLNTYYSFQSGPSPEAEMLKFNLECLHKTFGPGGLQGDTLIDIGSGPTIYQVLAACESFKDITLSDFTDRNREELAKWLKKEPGAYDWTPALKFACELEGNSGRWQEKAEKLRATVKRVLKCDANLSNPLTPVVLPPADCVLTLLAMECACCSLDAYRAALRNLASLLKPGGHLVTTVTLQLSSYMVGEREFSCVALEKEEVEQAVLDAGFDIEQLLYSPQSYSASTAPNRGVCFLVARKKPGS; from the exons ATGGAGGGCGGCTTCACGGGGGGTGATGAGTACCAGAAGCACTTCCTGCCCAGGGACTACCTGAACACCTACTACAGCTTCCAGAGCGGCCCCTCGCCTGAGGCGGAGATGCTCAAATTTAACCTGGAGTGTTTGCACAAGACCTTCGGCCCTG GCGGCCTCCAAGGGGACACACTGATTGACATCGGCTCGGGCCCCACCATCTATCAAGTCCTCGCTGCCTGCGAGTCCTTCAAAGACATCACTCTCTCCGACTTCACTGACCGCAACCGGGAGGAGCTGGCCAAGTGGCTGAAGAAGGAGCCTGGGGCCTATGACTGGACTCCGGCGCTGAAGTTCGCCTGTGAGCTAGAAGGGAACAG TGGCCGGTGGCAGGAGAAGGCGGAGAAGCTGCGTGCCACCGTGAAGCGGGTGCTCAAGTGTGATGCCAACCTGAGCAACCCGCTGACCCCTGTGGTGCTGCCGCCCGCCGACTGCGTGCTCACCCTACTGGCCATGgagtgcgcctgctgcagcctgGACGCCTACCGGGCGGCGCTGCGCAACCTGGCCTCGCTGCTGAAGCCGGGCGGCCACCTGGTGACCACTGTGACGCTGCAGCTGTCCTCCTACATGGTGGGTGAGCGGGAGTTCTCCTGCGTGGCcctggagaaggaggaggtggagcaggccgtcctggatgctggctttgacATTGAGCAGCTGCTGTACAGCCCCCAGAGCTACTCGGCCAGCACCGCCCCCAACAGAGGGGTGTGCTTCCTTGTGGCCCGCAAGAAGCCGGGGTCCTGA
- the LOC100338404 gene encoding indolethylamine N-methyltransferase isoform X1, with protein sequence MADRLYAGGEDYQKEFHPGDYLRTYYAFDSGPVAENEILKFNLENLFQTFSAGGVGGDVLIDIGSGPTVYQLLSACEAFREIIVTDYLEQNLRELQRWLSGEPGAYDWSPAVQYVCELEGDRSRWREKEARLRKAVTRLLQCDVTKPHPLEPAQVPPADCVLTLLALESACPDVAAYRAAVRALVGLLKPGGHLVAMAALRSQHYMVGAKKFFGLHLEKETVEQAVQEAGCQVLRCDHRRLSYSEACSINEGVCFVVARKGPAP encoded by the exons ATGGCGGACAGGCTGTACGCAGGCGGCGAGGACTACCAGAAGGAGTTCCACCCCGGGGACTACCTGCGCACCTACTACGCCTTCGACTCGGGGCCTGTGGCCGAGAACGAGATCCTGAAATTTAACCTGGAAAATCTCTTCCAAACTTTCTCCGCag GAGGAGTGGGGGGCGACGTCCTGATTGACATCGGCTCGGGCCCCACCGTCTACCAGCTGCTGTCGGCTTGTGAGGCCTTCCGGGAGATCATCGTCACGGACTACTTGGAGCAGAACCTGCGGGAGCTGCAGCGGTGGCTGAGTGGGGAGCCCGGGGCCTATGACTGGTCCCCCGCGGTGCAGTACGTGTGCGAGCTGGAGGGAGACAG GAGCAGGTGGCGGGAGAAGGAGGCCCGGCTCCGGAAGGCAGTGACGCGGCTGCTGCAGTGCGACGTGACCAAGCCTCATCCACTGGAGCCGGCGCAAGTGCCGCCAGCGGACTGCGTGCTCACCCTGCTGGCCCTGGAGAGCGCCTGTCCCGACGTGGCCGCCTACCGCGCGGCCGTGCGGGCCCTGGTCGGCCTGCTGAAGCCCGGCGGGCACCTGGTCGCCATGGCGGCCTTGCGCTCCCAGCACTACATGGTGGGGGCCAAGAAGTTCTTCGGGCTCCACCTGGAGAAGGAGACGGTGGAGCAGGCTGTGCAGGAGGCGGGCTGCCAGGTGCTCCGGTGCGACCACCGCCGCCTCAGCTACTCTGAGGCCTGCTCCATCAACGAGGGCGTGTGCTTCGTGGTTGCCCGCAAGGGCCCCGCCCCCTGA